A section of the Desulfovibrio desulfuricans genome encodes:
- a CDS encoding HD domain-containing phosphohydrolase has product MAPQELTLPGVAQRNRKAALTMSALFVLVLCLIFIFARWYLHDSRAQLLREMGQDMNSQASGKVALLTVWSGTLAGQVNIFVAQDMLRLFAAEVASAGVPATDMLQMARQSQNGAEADTEPPADTASNSEPLKKIAPRLPLMVDYLSDFMEKNSFSGASLVNTDMQMYLAPEGVQPPDEEQKPYLQQALNSKQPVLMPVRRENGRLVMDMAFPIFAPLYVDSTGDRVVSLLLATYSVLPVTAAATGEAGNGSQYNTFILQSFGEKLQRIAPTEVSGVSDLPGWSLHDEKLPLGTRIDPGLPEGEREIYGLALPVPNLPWLVEQTLPMSRIDEKFAGIRQNVVVASLIMAALAGGLLAALWWSLVSRNERAVAEQMHKLYLVVNQQKQIMDGVNSALSAGIVLNDLNGVIHYANQSFARLCGREKATELRGLKYSELDMELARSLVTHTLAVHRAGEPFSFAEALLVDGKLRYYLTSCTPFRDENGRLSGMVSVYSDMTDIAVAQQRSQQMVAQTVNAFVKAIEAVDTYLRGQSAFTAQLAVSLACGLGRNDAETLATLRTAANLSHVGMIQLPKDLLTKTGALSAQERALLQQHVEFAREALADIDFGLPVLEAITQMYERLDGSGYPLALNDGAICLNARILAVANTFCALMRPRSYREAHSTEDALNILSETPPKYDATVVGSLRAFLETEQGMVFLEHLLGDPQPNSA; this is encoded by the coding sequence ATGGCACCCCAAGAACTGACTCTCCCAGGCGTAGCCCAGCGCAACCGCAAGGCGGCGTTGACCATGTCGGCACTATTTGTGCTGGTGCTCTGCCTGATTTTTATTTTTGCACGTTGGTATCTGCATGATTCGCGCGCTCAGCTGCTGCGTGAAATGGGGCAGGACATGAACTCCCAGGCCTCGGGCAAGGTGGCCCTGCTCACCGTGTGGTCTGGCACCCTTGCCGGTCAGGTAAATATTTTTGTCGCGCAGGATATGCTGCGGCTGTTTGCCGCAGAGGTTGCCAGCGCGGGCGTGCCCGCCACGGATATGCTGCAGATGGCCCGGCAAAGCCAGAATGGGGCCGAAGCGGATACGGAGCCCCCGGCAGACACTGCCAGCAACAGCGAGCCACTGAAAAAAATTGCCCCGCGCCTTCCGTTGATGGTCGACTATCTCAGCGACTTCATGGAGAAAAACAGCTTCAGCGGCGCGAGCCTGGTTAACACAGACATGCAGATGTACCTCGCCCCGGAAGGAGTGCAGCCGCCCGATGAGGAGCAGAAGCCCTATTTGCAGCAGGCGCTGAACAGCAAACAGCCTGTTCTCATGCCTGTGCGGCGTGAAAACGGCAGGCTTGTCATGGATATGGCCTTTCCCATTTTTGCGCCTTTGTATGTGGATTCAACCGGCGACCGGGTGGTTTCCCTGTTGCTGGCCACCTACAGCGTCTTGCCTGTAACCGCTGCGGCAACGGGCGAAGCGGGCAATGGCAGCCAGTACAATACCTTTATTCTTCAGTCCTTTGGTGAAAAGCTGCAACGCATTGCGCCTACCGAAGTGTCGGGCGTATCAGATTTGCCCGGCTGGTCGCTGCATGATGAAAAACTGCCGCTCGGCACACGTATTGATCCCGGCCTGCCGGAAGGCGAGCGCGAGATATACGGGCTTGCCCTGCCCGTGCCCAACCTGCCCTGGCTTGTGGAGCAGACCTTGCCCATGAGCCGCATTGATGAAAAATTTGCCGGCATACGGCAGAATGTAGTTGTGGCTTCGCTGATCATGGCGGCGCTGGCTGGCGGCCTGCTGGCCGCACTGTGGTGGAGCCTTGTGAGCCGTAACGAGCGCGCCGTGGCGGAGCAGATGCACAAGCTCTATCTGGTGGTCAACCAGCAAAAGCAGATCATGGACGGCGTAAATTCCGCCCTGTCGGCAGGCATAGTGCTCAACGACCTGAACGGCGTCATCCATTACGCCAACCAGAGCTTTGCCCGTTTGTGCGGCAGGGAAAAAGCCACGGAGCTGCGCGGGCTGAAATATTCCGAGCTGGATATGGAGCTTGCGCGCAGCCTTGTAACCCACACGCTGGCCGTGCACAGGGCGGGCGAACCCTTCAGCTTTGCCGAAGCCCTGCTGGTGGATGGCAAGCTGCGCTATTATCTTACCTCCTGCACTCCGTTTCGCGATGAAAACGGGCGGCTCTCGGGCATGGTCTCCGTGTACAGCGACATGACGGATATAGCTGTGGCGCAGCAGCGTTCTCAGCAAATGGTCGCCCAGACCGTCAACGCTTTCGTCAAGGCCATTGAAGCCGTGGATACCTATCTGCGCGGGCAGTCGGCCTTTACGGCGCAACTGGCGGTTTCTCTGGCCTGCGGGCTTGGCCGCAACGATGCGGAAACCCTTGCCACCCTGCGCACGGCAGCCAACCTCTCGCATGTGGGCATGATCCAGCTTCCCAAGGATCTGCTCACCAAGACAGGCGCGCTCTCGGCGCAGGAACGGGCTTTGCTGCAACAGCATGTGGAATTTGCCCGCGAGGCCCTGGCAGACATAGACTTTGGCCTGCCGGTGCTGGAGGCCATCACCCAGATGTACGAGCGCCTGGATGGCAGCGGCTATCCCCTGGCCCTGAATGATGGGGCCATCTGTCTGAACGCCCGTATTCTGGCGGTTGCCAATACCTTCTGCGCGCTTAT